In one window of Miscanthus floridulus cultivar M001 chromosome 12, ASM1932011v1, whole genome shotgun sequence DNA:
- the LOC136498257 gene encoding probable LRR receptor-like serine/threonine-protein kinase At1g56130 gives MTAMQQILVQISICDSKALNVVFSKLGLQVWPPWFTGDPCVGAATDGTSIYAANMNPGIKCDCSDQNNTICHIIELKMFKLNVVGPIPEELRNLTHLTTLNLQHNYLTGPVPPFLGELTAMQQMSLSSNALWGTIPKELGNLVNLVILSLSTNNLTGSLPSELGNLVKLEQLYIDSAGLGGPIPSSFSKLTRMKILCASDNDFTGRIPNYIGRWSNLTDL, from the exons ATGACGGCCATGCAGCAGATTCTTGTTCAGATCAGTATCTGTGATT CGAAGGCGCTGAACGTGGTGTTTTCCAAGCTCGGGCTGCAGGTGTGGCCGCCATGGTTCACCGGCGACCCGTGCGTCGGCGCGGCCACGGACGGCACATCCATCTACGCCGCCAACATGAACCCGGGCATCAAGTGCGACTGCTCCGACCAGAACAACACCATCTGCCACATCATCGAGCT AAAAATGTTCAAATTGAATGTGGTTGGTCCTATACCTGAAGAGCTGAGGAACCTCACGCACTTGACAACTTT GAATTTACAGCACAATTACTTAACAGGGCCTGTGCCGCCGTTCCTTGGGGAATTGACGGCTATGCAGCAGAT GTCTCTTTCTAGCAATGCACTATGGGGAACTATTCCAAAGGAGCTGGGAAATCTTGTGAATCTCGTAATCCT AAGTTTAAGCACGAACAACTTAACTGGTTCCCTACCTTCTGAATTGGGTAACCTGGTTAAACTGGAGCAACT GTATATTGACAGTGCTGGCTTAGGTGGTCCAATACCATCATCGTTTTCCAAACTTACAAGAATGAAAATATT GTGCGCATCGGATAATGATTTTACTGGACGAATACCAAATTATATTGGGAGATGGAGTAATTTAACAGATTTGTAA